In a single window of the Acyrthosiphon pisum isolate AL4f chromosome X, pea_aphid_22Mar2018_4r6ur, whole genome shotgun sequence genome:
- the LOC107884683 gene encoding uncharacterized protein LOC107884683, giving the protein MSEQTPLSAAYPLTLQAVDFFEKLKDESINGPRHQYVRGDRICIECFRRHVQEANRKMNMPLNPYLLNRAIIPVTAFIHAVIDNPNAERSVCIEVGEILEDVIGRWIISVDHLFEE; this is encoded by the coding sequence atgAGCGAACAAACACCACTGTCGGCAGCATACCCACTAACACTGCAAGCAGTCGATTTCTTTGAAAAACTTAAGGATGAATCAATAAATGGCCCTCGTCATCAATACGTACGGGGGGATAGAATTTGTATAGAATGCTTTAGGCGTCATGTCCAAGAAGCAAACCGAAAAATGAATATGCCATTGAACCCATACTTACTAAACAGGGCAATTATACCAGTTACGGCGTTCATTCATGCGGTAATAGATAATCCGAACGCGGAGAGATCTGTGTGCATAGAAGTGGGGGAAATATTGGAGGATGTTATCGGTCGATGGATCATTTCTGTTGATCATTTAttcgaagaataa